The following are encoded in a window of Phaseolus vulgaris cultivar G19833 chromosome 3, P. vulgaris v2.0, whole genome shotgun sequence genomic DNA:
- the LOC137806335 gene encoding uncharacterized protein encodes MAFRALGHSNITLTRSCRTIIFTSSSSFSSACRRRSLSEPPPPPQAPPSPKKVPFTVSVHGKTWQDPYHWMSNTDDPNLLEHLNRENVYADGFMSDTLKLRSVLSSEMKARLPPTVSTPPERWGPWMYYQYIPEGKEYPVLCRRLEMEKTGWLKNIFLHYGMTRSKREEILLDWNELAEKYGYVNVGTCRVSPDHNYLAYTLDISGGEQYTLQVKDLRSGLIDPKSEVDGAVSLAWAQDASSLYYTQSDENQRPYRVLCSKLGYDHVDDFPVFVENDSSFCVDITSTKDGKFITVNSNSRTSSEVYVIDSVNPSNGLQKLCNRTSGVQYFVEHHSGLFYILTNAPIPESQWSGQGYYLVRCQVEDIESAKLQNIILPDNDMDICDMDIFNGYLVLFFNKKGLPLLCSLNFPMQIDLKHQSYIQDLKPWYFPLPSNTCSVSPGSNHDFLSMVYRVVLSSPVMPDLVVDYDMSKLTYSIVHQEEVNCDYVGWSCIPTFELTKSTIQEACSDKKECARSFNSQRWKDFSQIYCCQREEVISHDGVMVPLTIVYSRESWKKGQSPGLLVGYGAYGEDLDKSWCSERLSLLERGWVVAFADVRGGGGGGPSWHKSGSGLNKQNSIFDFVSCGNYLVNKGYVQSDLLCATGWSAGCLLLGAAMNMCPQLFRAVILKVPFLDICNTLLDPSLPLTVLDYEEFGNPQLQSNLDSILSYSPYDNIPPSSCFPSVLVTTAVNDSRVGVWEGAKWVAKVRDSTCPHCSLTVIMKTSMIGGHFGEGGRYAQCDETAYEYAFLMKSFGISKE; translated from the exons ATGGCATTTCGCGCACTTGGCCACTCCAACATCACACTCACCAGGTCATGCCGCACCATCATATTCACAAGCTCTTCCTCCTTTTCTTCCGCGTGCCGGCGGAGAAGCCTCTCTGAGCCGCCGCCGCCGCCGCAAGCTCCTCCGTCTCCGAAGAAGGTGCCTTTCACGGTGTCGGTTCACGGTAAGACATGGCAGGACCCGTATCACTGGATGTCCAACACCGACGACCCGAATCTGTTGGAGCATCTCAACCGCGAAAACGTTTACGCCGATGGCTTCATGTCCGACACCCTCAAACTCCGTTCCGTTCTGTCCTCTGAGATGAAAGCACGGTTACCGCCCACCGTTTCCACTCCCCCTGAACGTTGGGGACCCTG GATGTATTATCAGTATATTCCAGAAGGAAAGGAATATCCTGTACTCTGTAGGAGGCTGGAAATGGAGAAAACTGGTTGGCTGAAGAATATTTTTCTTCACTATGGAATGACAAGATCAAAAAGGGAGGAGATTTTACTTGACTGGAATGAACTTGCAGAGAAATATG GGTATGTCAATGTTGGAACATGCAGAGTTTCACCTGATCACAACTACCTTGCATACACACTTGATATTTCTGGTGGCGAACAATACACACTTCAGGTAAAAGACCTCAGAAGTGGACTAATCGACCCAAAATCGGAAGTTGATGGTGCTGTTAGTTTGGCATGGGCTCAAGATGCAAGCTCTCTGTATTATACTCAATCAGATGAAAATCAGCGACCTTACAG GGTTCTCTGCAGCAAACTTGGATATGACCACGTGGATGATTTTCCAGTATTTGTTGAAAATGATTCCAGTTTTTGTGTGGATATAACAAGCACGAAAGATGGGAAATTCATAACAGTGAATTCAAACTCAAGAACTTCATCCGAGG TTTATGTTATAGATTCTGTCAATCCATCAAATGGTTTACAAAAGTTATGTAATCGTACTTCTGGTGTACAGTACTTTGTGGAACACCACTCtggtttattttatattcttaccAATGCTCCTATTCCTGAATCCCAGTGGTCTGGTCAAGGTTATTACTTGGTTAGATGCCAGGTTGAAGATATAGAATCAGCTAAATTGCAG AATATCATCCTTCCAGACAACGATATGGACATATGTGACATGGACATTTTTAATGGATATTTGGTTCTTTTCTTCAATAAGAAAGGTCTTCCTCTGCTATGTTCATTGAACTTTCCTATGCAAATTGATTTGAAG CATCAATCATATATTCAAGACCTAAAACCATGGTACTTTCCTCTGCCATCAAATACATGCAGTGTCAGTCCAGGTTCAAATCATGACTTCCTCAGTATGGTTTACCGTGTGGTTCTTTCATCACCCGTG ATGCCGGATTTAGTTGTTGACTACGACATGTCAAAACTTACATACTCTATTGTGCATCAAGAGGAAGTGAACTGTGATTATGTTGGTTGGTCATGCATCCCAACTTTTGAGCTAACTAAGAGTACAATTCAAGAGGCATGTAGTGATAAGAAAGAATGTGCCAGGAGTTTTAATTCACAGAGATGGAAGGACTTCTCTCAAATATACTGTTGTCAGAGGGAGGAAGTTATTTCCCACGATGGTGTAATGGTTCCACTAACCATTGTGTACTCTAGAGAATCCTGGAAGAAGGGCCAATCCCCTGGACTCTTAGTAGGCTATGGAGCATACGGAGAAGATCTGGATAAGAGCTGGTGTTCAGAGCGCCTGAGTTTACTGGAGCGTGGTTGGGTAGTGGCATTTGCTGATGTAAG aggtggtggtggtggaggtCCTTCATGGCATAAATCTGGGAGTGGATTAAACAAACAGAATTCCATATTTGATTTTGTATCCTGTGGCAACTACTTAGTTAATAAGGGTTATGTTCAGAGTGATCTGCTTTGTGCTACTGGGTGGAGCGCAGGCTGCCTTCTGCTTGGTGCAGCTATGAATATGTGCCCCCAACTCTTTCGTGCTGTTATATTAAAA GTACCATTTCTTGATATATGCAACACATTGTTGGATCCCAGTCTACCCCTCACAGTTTTAGATTATGAAGAATTTGGCAATCCTCAGCTACAATCAAATCTTGATTCTATTCTTAGTTATTCTCCGTATGACAACATTCCTCCAAGCAGTTGTTTTCCTTCAGTTTTGGTTACGACAGCTGTTAATGATTCAAG GGTTGGAGTTTGGGAAGGTGCTAAATGGGTAGCTAAAGTACGAGATAGTACCTGCCCTCATTGTTCTCTTACTGTCATCATGAAAACAAGTATGATAGGAGGGCATTTTGGCGAAGGTGGTCGCTATGCTCAATGTGACGAAACAGCATATGAGTATGCTTTCCTCATGAAATCTTTTGGAATTTCAAAAGAATGA
- the LOC137806336 gene encoding uncharacterized protein produces the protein MKHHSLLFVLLTFLTATQSWTIPRMSPVPEWEASLHHDPVAVDAEEVKSFFFKQTLDHFNYRPESYTTFQQRYLINFKYWGGANSSAPIFAYLGAEAPIDNSPNTIGFLIDNAPSFNALLVYIEHRYYGKSVPFGSREEALKNASTIGYFNSAQALADYAAVLNHIKKTLHAQNSPVIVIGGSYGGMLASWFRLKYPHLAIGALASSAPILYFDNITPQNGYYSVVTRDYREASETCYKTIQQSWSEIRRVASQPNGLVTLSQIFNTCHSLNQVESLIDYLRLMYASAAQYNHPPKYPVNVICGGIDGASDGSDILSKIYAGVVALKGNTTCTINGPTNVSETTVGWRWQTCSEMVIPIGIEKDTMFEPNPFSLKRYVEGCKTTFGVSPRPHWVTTYYGAHNIKLVLGRFGSNIIFSNGLKDPYSIGGVLENISDNIVAIHTVNGSHCLDILRANESDPEWLVKQRKKEIKIMKRWITKYYADLHALKHKPNFHTK, from the exons ATGAAACACCATTCCTTGTTATTTGTTCTTTTGACTTTTCTCACTGCAACACAATCTTGGACAATTCCAAGGATGAGTCCTGTTCCTGAATGGGAAGCATCACTGCACCATGACCCAGTTGCAGTTGATGCAGAAGAAGTCAAATCTTTTTTCTTCAAACAGACTTTGGATCACTTCAACTATAGGCCTGAAAGCTACACAACATTCCAACAAAGATACCTCATTAATTTCAAGTACTGGGGAGGTGCCAATTCTAGTGCCCCCATATTTGCATACCTTGGTGCTGAAGCACCAATAGATAACTCCCCTAACACCATAGGATTTTTAATTGATAACGCTCCTTCCTTCAATGCCCTCTTGGTATACATAGAG CACCGGTACTATGGGAAATCAGTGCCATTTGGATCCAGGGAAGAAGCATTGAAGAATGCAAGCACTATTGGGTATTTCAACTCAGCTCAAGCCTTAGCAGATTATGCAGCAGTGCTCAATCATATCAAGAAAACATTACATGCCCAAAATTCCCCAGTGATTGTAATTGGAGGATCATATGGTGGAA TGCTTGCTTCATGGTTCAGGCTCAAATATCCCCACCTGGCCATTGGTGCTTTGGCCTCATCAGCTCCAATCCTATACTTTGATAACATCACGCCACAAAATGGTTACTACTCAGTTGTCACAAGGGATTATCGA GAAGCTAGTGAGACATGTTACAAAACTATACAACAATCCTGGAGTGAAATTCGCAGAGTAGCTTCTCAACCAAATGGTCTAGTCACTCTCAGCCAGATATTCAACACTTGCCA TTCATTAAACCAAGTTGAATCATTGATAGACTACTTAAGGTTGATGTATGCTTCTGCTGCACAGTATAATCATCCTCCAAAATATCCAGTTAATGTGATTTGTGGTGGCATTGATGGAGCTTCTGATGGGAGTGATATCCTAAGTAAGATATATGCAGGTGTTGTGGCTCTGAAGGGAAACACCACATGCACAATTAATGGCCCAACTAATGTATCTGAGACAACTGTGGGATGGAGATGGCAG ACATGCAGTGAAATGGTAATACCCATCGGCATAGAAAAAGATACAATGTTTGAACCTAATCCTTTCAGCCTAAAGAGGTATGTGGAAGGATGCAAAACAACATTTGGGGTTTCACCTCGTCCTCATTGGGTTACTACATACTATGGTGCCCAT AATATTAAATTGGTTCTTGGAAGATTCGGAAGCAACATTATTTTCTCCAATGGGCTAAAGGACCCATATAGTATTGGCGG GGTTCTGGAAAACATATCAGACAACATTGTTGCCATTCACACAGTTAATG GATCTCATTGCCTGGATATTCTGAGGGCAAATGAAAGTGATCCAGAATGGTTGGtaaaacaaagaaagaaagagataaagataATGAAAAGGTGGATAACAAAATACTATGCTGATCTTCATGCACTCAAACACAAGCCAAACTTCCACACCAAATGA